The Fructilactobacillus myrtifloralis genome contains a region encoding:
- a CDS encoding DUF4097 family beta strand repeat-containing protein — MLRLFLAVLPAAFTPQATAASQTQKVKNTAQLDTLKINVPAQVTVKSGNEFTVQSNFRDQQKPKVTKNGDNIEVNVKDQKLWDQINHSHSGKLKHKVVITLPQVINPKTVKINSGTLDFKTTTPIQNFQANSNAWNMTISKANFKQSKLVSSSGDVNSNDSQIGTTMIKSESGDVSLRNTKLQATQIESEGGNVLLEKVDSNQPLKINSSSGDITMKQPNLTKVTLSSDGGDIKTHDLIAKDLNFNSGAGDVAMDNQKSITYDQLQLKSDSGDVQIKNAKINHSKINADAGDISLKHVNIKHKDN, encoded by the coding sequence ATGTTAAGGTTATTTCTAGCGGTTTTACCAGCTGCATTCACACCACAAGCAACGGCCGCTAGCCAAACCCAGAAAGTCAAAAATACCGCTCAACTTGATACTTTAAAAATAAACGTTCCAGCCCAGGTGACAGTAAAATCGGGTAACGAATTTACTGTCCAATCTAACTTCCGGGACCAGCAAAAACCTAAAGTCACCAAAAATGGTGATAACATTGAGGTTAATGTTAAGGACCAAAAGCTCTGGGATCAGATCAACCACAGTCACAGCGGCAAGCTCAAGCATAAGGTTGTGATCACCCTGCCACAGGTCATTAATCCGAAGACGGTCAAAATTAACTCTGGAACCCTGGACTTTAAAACGACTACTCCCATTCAGAACTTTCAAGCTAACAGTAACGCATGGAACATGACAATAAGCAAGGCCAACTTCAAGCAATCCAAACTAGTAAGCTCAAGTGGAGATGTAAATAGTAATGACAGCCAAATCGGGACGACCATGATTAAATCGGAAAGTGGAGACGTGTCCTTACGCAACACAAAGCTGCAAGCTACCCAGATTGAATCAGAAGGTGGCAACGTCTTACTTGAAAAAGTGGACTCCAATCAACCACTTAAAATCAACAGTAGTTCAGGTGACATTACCATGAAACAACCCAACTTAACTAAAGTCACCCTCAGCTCCGATGGTGGTGACATTAAAACTCATGATCTAATTGCAAAAGACTTAAACTTTAACAGTGGAGCTGGAGATGTAGCAATGGATAACCAAAAATCGATCACCTACGATCAACTTCAGCTTAAAAGCGATAGTGGTGATGTTCAGATTAAAAATGCCAAGATTAACCACAGTAAAATTAATGCTGATGCTGGCGATATAAGCTTAAAACACGTCAACATTAAGCATAAGGATAATTAA
- a CDS encoding DUF1700 domain-containing protein has translation MPTDQEQYITELKYYLKNIPTKERDEAATYYLDYLKDGQLSNYKEIVANLGTPRQLARQIAANYSISEDEKQPKKGSVNHNVKLIITILAAIASPVLLGIAGFILLMLFIVVVVVGAFLFTTLVVAGLAFWVGITTIASKGIVALNLIGASLLIFGVLIMIPPIVYFVIRFIIQIGANWTKKIYRYSQAKLTNRKDGYHG, from the coding sequence ATGCCAACGGATCAGGAACAATACATCACGGAACTGAAGTACTACCTAAAAAATATCCCAACTAAGGAACGCGATGAGGCCGCGACCTACTACCTCGACTATCTCAAGGACGGTCAACTTAGTAACTACAAAGAAATCGTCGCAAACCTTGGAACGCCCCGGCAGCTAGCGCGCCAAATTGCCGCGAATTACTCCATCTCAGAAGATGAAAAGCAACCGAAAAAGGGAAGCGTCAATCACAACGTTAAGCTCATTATTACCATTTTAGCGGCCATTGCCTCCCCAGTTTTGCTGGGGATTGCCGGCTTTATCTTACTGATGTTATTTATTGTAGTTGTAGTCGTAGGAGCTTTTTTATTTACAACTTTGGTTGTTGCAGGACTTGCTTTTTGGGTTGGAATCACAACTATCGCTAGTAAAGGGATTGTTGCATTAAATTTAATTGGTGCATCGTTGCTTATCTTCGGTGTCTTGATTATGATCCCGCCCATCGTGTACTTTGTAATTCGCTTTATTATTCAAATTGGTGCGAACTGGACCAAGAAAATCTATCGGTATTCACAAGCTAAATTGACTAACAGAAAGGATGGTTATCATGGCTAA
- a CDS encoding PadR family transcriptional regulator produces the protein MAIQISSEVLEGIVLALLAQEDYYGYALTQGVKKFIPISNSTLYPILRRLKKEDWVTTYDQPFDGRNRRYYQITEAGLTQLAKVKTDWNHHKHIVDQVFNNQMPKEDD, from the coding sequence ATCGCCATTCAAATTAGTTCAGAAGTGCTGGAAGGCATCGTGTTAGCCTTGCTCGCCCAGGAAGATTACTACGGCTACGCCTTAACCCAGGGAGTCAAAAAGTTTATTCCGATTTCAAACTCAACCCTCTACCCGATTTTACGCCGGCTCAAAAAGGAAGATTGGGTCACCACTTACGACCAGCCCTTTGACGGTCGGAACCGGCGGTATTATCAAATTACGGAGGCCGGATTAACCCAACTTGCCAAAGTTAAGACCGACTGGAATCATCACAAGCACATCGTTGACCAGGTCTTTAACAATCAAATGCCCAAGGAGGATGACTAA
- a CDS encoding NADPH-dependent FMN reductase: MTTVNVILGSVREPSMGSRLFQYLQKHQPELEQTTHVSLQFLKVSDYQLPAYAEPLPPMGTPDYPENLAPNAKRWVTDVMSGDGILLLTPEYDYSVPGALKNAFDYLGTGVSDTPIQTISYSMGSFGGILAAMAWLPIFQVLSLVSVPRNLNLRFIQNIFTETGDLNPDLEASEQQYYADKLTATVQNIANYASRLQADA; the protein is encoded by the coding sequence ATGACCACTGTTAACGTAATCCTCGGAAGTGTCCGCGAACCTTCCATGGGATCCCGCCTGTTTCAATACCTGCAAAAGCACCAACCCGAATTAGAGCAAACCACGCACGTTAGTTTGCAATTTTTAAAGGTTAGTGACTATCAGCTTCCCGCCTACGCCGAACCCCTTCCCCCAATGGGAACTCCCGATTATCCAGAGAATCTGGCTCCAAATGCCAAACGCTGGGTAACCGACGTGATGAGTGGCGACGGAATCTTGTTGCTCACCCCTGAATATGACTACTCAGTTCCGGGTGCATTAAAAAATGCCTTTGACTACCTCGGAACCGGCGTTAGCGACACCCCGATTCAAACGATCAGTTACTCCATGGGTTCGTTTGGTGGTATCCTGGCTGCAATGGCCTGGTTGCCGATTTTCCAAGTTCTAAGCTTGGTAAGCGTCCCGCGGAATCTCAACCTCCGTTTCATTCAAAACATCTTTACTGAAACTGGGGACTTAAATCCGGATTTAGAGGCGTCCGAACAACAATACTATGCCGACAAGTTGACGGCTACCGTACAAAACATTGCCAACTACGCCAGCCGCTTACAAGCAGATGCATAA
- the dapF gene encoding diaminopimelate epimerase, producing MVTLRKVHGSENRFFILDRTQFTTTPTIEQIANLAVNLKQSDNETFNDIDGILVVDASDHSGCLGKMTVVNADGSLASMCGNGLRTVARYLADQTGETKFKVETQDADLHVEQADQLAPEVPAYGVEIAPVRFHAADFPFAELGGDTILNRPLPQLAPDLDFTAIAVPNPHLISFMDHDTLTSGLQAQLGPYLNGENPYFPDGVNLNFAQILGPDRLFVKTYERGVGFTNACGTGMTATSLAYVLNHDQGDFDHVVTVYNPGGMVKVHVARTGTEYALQLIANATTLGNWEIEATDLFQHQFAAGNYQPTTEETAYQNWVATLPQP from the coding sequence ATGGTAACGCTACGCAAAGTTCACGGTTCAGAAAACCGGTTTTTCATTTTAGATCGGACCCAATTTACAACCACCCCAACCATCGAGCAAATTGCCAACCTCGCCGTGAACCTCAAACAGAGTGACAACGAGACCTTTAACGACATCGATGGAATTTTAGTCGTGGATGCTTCGGACCATTCCGGGTGCTTAGGCAAAATGACGGTCGTGAATGCCGATGGTAGTCTCGCCTCCATGTGTGGTAACGGGCTGCGAACGGTCGCCCGCTACCTAGCTGACCAAACGGGAGAAACTAAGTTTAAGGTTGAAACTCAGGATGCCGATTTACACGTGGAACAAGCCGACCAGTTGGCACCAGAGGTTCCCGCCTATGGAGTAGAAATCGCCCCCGTGCGGTTTCACGCTGCTGACTTTCCGTTTGCCGAGCTGGGAGGAGACACGATTTTGAACCGGCCCTTACCCCAGTTAGCGCCCGACCTAGACTTTACGGCCATTGCGGTGCCCAATCCGCATTTAATTAGTTTTATGGACCACGACACCTTAACCAGTGGGTTGCAAGCTCAACTGGGACCCTATTTAAACGGAGAAAATCCGTACTTTCCAGACGGAGTAAACCTCAACTTTGCCCAAATCCTCGGTCCCGATCGCTTGTTTGTGAAAACTTACGAACGGGGCGTCGGCTTCACCAATGCCTGTGGAACCGGAATGACGGCCACGAGTTTGGCCTACGTTTTAAACCACGACCAGGGCGATTTTGACCACGTGGTAACGGTCTACAATCCGGGGGGAATGGTGAAAGTGCACGTCGCCCGGACGGGGACGGAGTACGCCCTGCAGTTGATTGCCAACGCCACCACGCTGGGAAACTGGGAAATCGAAGCTACTGACCTGTTCCAGCACCAATTTGCAGCTGGTAACTACCAACCTACCACTGAAGAAACGGCTTACCAAAACTGGGTCGCCACCCTGCCGCAACCCTAA
- a CDS encoding aspartate kinase — MKVVKFGGSSLADATQFEKIIHIIQQDPERRAIVVSAPGTRFKGDIKVTDLLIQYANAVRNHESLEDVQTEIIDRYRNIANHFAVPDAVMEHISAVITGLASQSFADQDHQLAAFKAHGEYLNAYLLSQILTKLGLPTKFMDPRTVGFDVAGPVNDAHVTPKTYNHLAAYQTSTDYLVFPGFFGINEADGTIATFSRGGSDITGSIVAKGLHAEVYENFTDVDAIYSVDPHIVPNPKSISKMTYREMRELSYAGFSVFHDEALLPAIEAQVPINVKNTNHPDLPGTLIVPEQGFKPAGFITGVASSKGFSALYLHRYLLNKEVGFTLKLLQILYKYGISYEHMPSGIDDLTIIFDNRELTPETVQAMCDDIRTELHPDQLEWIDHYAIIMIVGEGMQLSPNTIEKIIRPLTDHDINIHMINEGASKISIMLGTDEADAEQSVKLIYQHFFDNNRIFTD; from the coding sequence ATGAAAGTAGTTAAATTCGGGGGCAGTTCGTTAGCCGATGCCACCCAGTTCGAAAAAATTATTCACATCATTCAGCAGGATCCGGAGCGGCGGGCCATCGTAGTTTCCGCCCCTGGAACCCGGTTCAAGGGCGACATTAAGGTGACTGACCTGCTAATTCAATATGCAAATGCCGTTCGCAATCACGAATCATTGGAAGACGTTCAAACCGAAATTATTGATCGCTACCGAAACATTGCTAACCACTTTGCCGTTCCGGACGCCGTGATGGAACACATTTCGGCGGTCATCACCGGCTTAGCTAGCCAATCCTTTGCAGATCAAGACCACCAGTTAGCCGCTTTTAAGGCCCATGGAGAATACCTAAACGCCTACCTACTGAGCCAAATTTTGACGAAACTGGGCCTGCCAACTAAGTTCATGGACCCGCGGACCGTTGGGTTTGATGTCGCTGGACCCGTGAATGATGCCCACGTCACGCCTAAAACTTACAACCATCTCGCCGCCTACCAAACTAGTACTGATTACCTAGTCTTTCCGGGCTTTTTTGGCATTAACGAAGCGGACGGAACGATTGCCACCTTTTCACGGGGTGGTTCCGATATTACCGGTTCAATCGTCGCCAAGGGCTTACACGCCGAGGTCTACGAAAACTTTACGGACGTCGACGCCATCTACTCGGTGGATCCCCACATCGTTCCCAATCCCAAGAGTATTAGTAAGATGACCTACCGAGAAATGCGGGAACTTTCCTATGCCGGGTTCTCTGTGTTTCACGACGAAGCGTTACTTCCGGCCATTGAGGCCCAAGTTCCAATTAACGTGAAAAATACTAACCATCCAGACCTCCCTGGCACCTTGATTGTCCCCGAACAGGGCTTTAAACCCGCGGGCTTTATCACTGGGGTAGCCAGTTCCAAGGGCTTTTCGGCTCTATACCTGCACCGGTACTTGCTTAACAAGGAAGTTGGGTTTACGCTAAAGCTATTACAAATCCTCTACAAATACGGGATTTCATATGAACACATGCCGTCTGGAATTGATGATTTGACCATCATTTTTGATAACCGCGAGCTCACGCCGGAAACCGTTCAAGCAATGTGTGACGACATTCGGACGGAACTCCACCCTGATCAATTAGAGTGGATCGATCACTACGCCATCATCATGATTGTCGGCGAAGGGATGCAACTGAGCCCTAACACCATCGAAAAAATCATTCGCCCGCTCACCGACCATGACATTAACATTCACATGATTAACGAAGGGGCGTCCAAAATTTCAATCATGCTAGGCACTGACGAAGCCGATGCGGAACAATCGGTCAAACTCATTTACCAACACTTCTTTGACAATAACCGCATTTTTACTGACTAA
- the lysA gene encoding diaminopimelate decarboxylase, translating to MLSSDEVRNNQLLIGGIPATELADEYGTPLQVYDVAKIRHQIRAFERVFVEQHVDYAVSYASKAFACVAMYQIVNQEHAHIDVVSAGELATALAADFPMERVSFHGNNKSYEELQMAVHHHVGTIILDNFYEIGLLAQVLEAADAEVNVMLRVSPAVSAHTHEFIQTGQQDSKFGFDLLTGQADQALQQVLAEPRMHLQGVHSHIGSQIFATDGFKIETQKLVHLMQHWRDEYDYIPQVVNVGGGFGIQYTDADHPIRPEEFVEQIITTLKTETAAADLPLPAVWIEPGRSIAGPAGVSLYRVGSQKTIPEVRKYVAVDGGMGDNIRPALYGAAYEAVAADNVAPTETEVVTVAGKYCESGDILVKDAKLPPVQAGDVIAVLATGAYGYSMASNYNRNPRPAVVFVENGSAQVVVKRETLADLTRLDVKLSD from the coding sequence ATGTTAAGTAGTGATGAAGTGCGCAATAATCAGTTGTTGATTGGTGGCATTCCCGCCACGGAGCTCGCTGATGAATATGGAACGCCGCTCCAGGTGTATGACGTGGCAAAAATCCGGCACCAGATTCGGGCGTTTGAACGGGTCTTTGTGGAACAACACGTTGATTATGCCGTTAGCTATGCCAGCAAGGCCTTTGCGTGCGTGGCGATGTATCAAATTGTTAATCAAGAACACGCCCACATTGACGTTGTCTCTGCTGGTGAATTAGCAACTGCGTTAGCAGCGGACTTTCCGATGGAGCGGGTTAGTTTTCACGGGAACAACAAGTCCTATGAAGAGTTACAAATGGCGGTTCACCACCACGTGGGCACGATTATCCTCGATAACTTCTACGAGATTGGGCTCCTGGCTCAGGTTCTCGAAGCAGCGGATGCGGAAGTAAACGTGATGCTGCGGGTGTCTCCCGCCGTTTCCGCGCATACCCATGAATTTATTCAGACCGGCCAACAGGACAGTAAGTTTGGCTTCGACCTGCTGACCGGACAGGCTGACCAGGCCTTGCAACAGGTCCTAGCGGAACCACGGATGCACTTACAGGGAGTGCACTCCCACATTGGGTCACAAATCTTTGCGACCGACGGCTTTAAGATTGAAACGCAGAAGCTGGTGCACCTGATGCAACACTGGCGGGATGAATATGATTATATCCCTCAAGTGGTTAACGTTGGGGGAGGCTTTGGGATTCAGTATACCGATGCCGATCATCCCATTCGGCCGGAAGAGTTTGTGGAACAGATCATCACCACTTTGAAGACGGAAACGGCCGCAGCTGACCTTCCTTTGCCAGCGGTCTGGATTGAACCCGGGCGTTCGATTGCGGGTCCGGCCGGAGTGAGTCTGTACCGGGTTGGTTCGCAAAAAACAATTCCAGAGGTGCGGAAGTACGTGGCAGTCGATGGCGGGATGGGTGACAACATCCGACCCGCGCTCTATGGCGCTGCTTACGAAGCGGTCGCCGCTGACAATGTGGCACCGACCGAAACCGAAGTGGTAACGGTCGCCGGGAAGTACTGTGAATCAGGGGACATCTTAGTAAAGGATGCCAAGCTCCCGCCTGTACAAGCTGGCGACGTGATTGCGGTATTGGCCACGGGAGCTTACGGGTACTCAATGGCATCTAACTATAACCGGAATCCCCGGCCCGCGGTCGTTTTCGTTGAAAATGGCAGCGCCCAAGTCGTGGTTAAGCGGGAAACCCTAGCTGATTTAACCCGCCTCGACGTGAAACTAAGTGATTAA
- the dapD gene encoding 2,3,4,5-tetrahydropyridine-2,6-dicarboxylate N-acetyltransferase, whose amino-acid sequence MAEMNAQEIIQFIGNAEKKTNVKVYLKGQLADIDFPDSLRPFVNDQTGVIFGDWKDVQPFLAANQAHITDYEIENDGRNSAVPLLDTKNIDARIEPGAIIRDQVKIGKDAVIMMGALINIGAEIGDDSMIDMGAVLGGRAIVGKHSHIGAGAVLAGVIEPASAKPVQIDDDVLVGANAVVIEGVHVGKGAVVAAGAVVTEDVAPYTVVAGMPAKKVKDVNQKTRSKTKLEDDLRG is encoded by the coding sequence ATGGCGGAAATGAACGCACAAGAAATCATTCAATTCATCGGAAATGCTGAAAAGAAAACCAACGTGAAGGTGTACCTGAAAGGCCAACTGGCTGACATTGATTTTCCGGACTCCCTTAGACCATTTGTGAACGACCAAACCGGGGTTATTTTTGGGGACTGGAAGGATGTACAACCGTTCTTAGCAGCCAACCAAGCCCACATTACGGATTACGAAATTGAAAACGACGGTCGCAACTCAGCGGTGCCGTTATTAGACACCAAGAACATTGACGCACGGATTGAACCCGGTGCCATCATTCGGGACCAAGTTAAGATTGGGAAAGATGCCGTTATCATGATGGGTGCCCTCATTAACATTGGGGCTGAAATTGGAGACGACTCCATGATCGACATGGGAGCGGTCCTTGGGGGCCGAGCCATCGTTGGCAAGCACTCACACATTGGGGCGGGCGCCGTGCTGGCCGGAGTGATTGAACCAGCCAGTGCTAAACCAGTCCAAATTGACGACGACGTCTTGGTCGGTGCAAATGCAGTCGTAATTGAGGGCGTGCATGTCGGGAAAGGTGCCGTCGTGGCCGCGGGGGCCGTGGTAACTGAGGACGTTGCCCCATACACGGTCGTAGCCGGCATGCCTGCTAAAAAGGTGAAGGACGTGAACCAAAAGACCCGCTCGAAAACCAAACTGGAAGACGATTTACGGGGGTAA
- a CDS encoding N-acetyldiaminopimelate deacetylase, whose translation MTLDLHNLYRELHQIPELALQEFQTHDLLMKQITALTADCDFVEVQVPEQLPTAILVLLHGTNPTRTIGYRTDIDALPVTEATGLPFASQHEGRMHACGHDLHMTVAMGVLAHFVANQPTDNLLFFFQPAEESQNGGKLAYEDGIFTGQWRPDEFYGLHDNPQLPAGAIGCRMGTLFAGTTEVDVHFTGTQGHAAYPQFANDMVVAASQFIGQVQTIVSRSVDPIEGGVITFGQFNAGTIRNVIAGEAELHGTIRGLTQKMIEHIDDRLRAVANGIATSYDCQVDLKLNQGGYLPVENNPRLTADFIKYMQSAPDVQYIETEPAMTGEDFGYLLSKFPGTMFWLGVGDPNHQLHSSELVPSEAAIEPGISAITGWLQQRMTEKE comes from the coding sequence ATGACACTTGACTTACACAACCTCTACCGCGAATTACACCAGATTCCAGAATTAGCGCTTCAAGAGTTTCAAACGCACGACCTCTTAATGAAGCAAATCACGGCGTTAACCGCTGATTGCGATTTCGTTGAGGTTCAGGTCCCAGAACAGTTACCAACGGCGATTTTAGTGTTACTGCACGGCACGAATCCGACCCGCACGATTGGATACCGAACGGACATTGATGCGTTACCAGTGACGGAAGCCACGGGATTACCGTTTGCTTCGCAGCATGAGGGGCGGATGCACGCCTGTGGTCACGATTTGCACATGACCGTGGCAATGGGAGTGCTGGCTCACTTCGTTGCGAACCAGCCAACGGATAACCTGTTATTCTTCTTTCAACCCGCCGAAGAGAGTCAAAACGGGGGCAAGCTGGCCTACGAGGATGGCATCTTTACCGGTCAGTGGCGCCCTGATGAGTTCTATGGTCTCCACGATAACCCGCAACTTCCCGCCGGGGCGATTGGCTGCCGGATGGGAACTCTGTTTGCGGGGACTACGGAAGTGGACGTTCACTTTACGGGGACCCAGGGGCACGCGGCCTACCCGCAGTTCGCAAATGACATGGTGGTTGCAGCGAGCCAGTTCATTGGACAGGTTCAGACGATTGTGTCACGAAGCGTGGATCCCATCGAAGGGGGCGTGATTACCTTCGGGCAGTTTAACGCCGGGACGATTCGGAACGTGATTGCCGGAGAAGCAGAGCTTCACGGGACGATCCGGGGGTTAACCCAGAAAATGATTGAACACATTGATGATCGCTTGCGGGCGGTTGCCAATGGCATTGCCACGAGCTATGACTGCCAGGTAGATCTCAAGTTAAACCAGGGGGGCTACCTGCCGGTGGAAAATAATCCTCGCCTTACCGCGGACTTCATTAAATACATGCAGAGCGCGCCGGATGTTCAATACATTGAAACGGAACCAGCCATGACGGGCGAAGACTTCGGCTATTTACTGTCTAAGTTTCCCGGAACCATGTTTTGGCTGGGAGTGGGCGATCCCAACCACCAGTTGCATTCGAGTGAATTAGTGCCGAGTGAGGCCGCCATTGAACCCGGGATCAGTGCAATCACCGGGTGGTTACAACAACGCATGACAGAAAAGGAGTAA